From Gossypium raimondii isolate GPD5lz chromosome 11, ASM2569854v1, whole genome shotgun sequence:
aatacttttattataatgCATACATTATTATCCCCAtcaattgtatttatatatactagaaATCCTATCACACGCAGTATGCGTGTGGAAACCACAAATTTAGGACacaaatgtgtgtttaaaataattacaataaataataaaacttatggtttgaaactaataaataataacacattaaatatgcataatattaaaattaaaaaatagattaagttatttattatggtgttgtcatcaatcttTGCTCGGATCCCACCATATGCATGGTTCGAATTCCTtgatatgcatatttttattaattttttaaaagtgaaaagattaaataaatatccttgaataatattacttattttattacGGAAGGGCATTCTTGTAATTTCTTAACCGAGTTGGTGTCTAGTTGACTAATGACAACAACTCAGTCAagagcttaaataatagtatagacaTACAACTGATAAAGGTAATAAAgtgtacataataaaaataaaatgtaaaatatatcaaaataaagctttagttaagttgtaaattaaatattttactaatgCAAATGGTGTAGGTTTGAATCCcaccatatttatatttttattggtttttttaaagtgaaaagactaaaataccctcaaataatattacttattttaattatgaaagagCATTCCTGTAATTTTCTAACCGAGTTGGTGCCCAGTTGTCTCGTGACACCAACTTAGTCAggagtttaaaaaataatacatatttacGACTGATGGAGATAATAAGTTGTgcatatttcaataaaaaataaaaaatataaacatgaaGCTTTGATTGAGTGATAATGAGAAGAtttaaaataccctcaaataatacaactaattttaattacgaaaatcGTAAGTTTCTAATTGGAAAAAATTCGAAACcttataagtaaataaattcaaatagatAAAACTTGATATGAAATAACTTcactttatttacaaaatattatttaaaatttttgaaaaaaaggtaAATGAGTTATTTTAatagtgaaaatgaaaatatagaaccCGTTAAaggaattaatataaaatttaaactcaaaatatttaaaatataaaaataatgagagTAGATGGAATAAGattgaaaagaatttaaataataggatttaaaaaaatctgggttaattgaattaaattatgtaaacaTAGATAGTGTTGtacatattaatattgtataagcataaaatatacaatataataaaatatttaagtaattataattataatactaTATTAGATTTAccatattatttagaaattacttggttaatcataaaatttatataattaaaaaactttaaaaagaatCCGTATGTACACTTGGCACAATAAGAAGTATTCCATGCCAgttgttcaaaattttcttatttgcaAGAATGCGCTGCTGTAGAATAAATATGATTAGATATTGGATTAAAGATTCCTGTGTAGCTGCGATGGTGCTCCACACGGTTCCTATAGTTTTCTATTGTCTGCCTTCATCTGCGGCTCTTGGATGTTCAAATCGTGCAGAGTGATGAAATCAATTCCAGCAGCTTGGGTCTTATGTCTAACCCACTTAACCATGGGCATCGGCAATGAAAATAACACTAGGGCgacaaaatattaaaagtttagggggcaacgattaaaaaattgtttaaaaaagaGTTAAACTGAATATTTTGTAACTAGGAGAGACTAAAATTGCGGGGACCACGCCCGTCACGTTTTTGTTTCGAAAGCTTTGAGTTTCCAAGGCTTGAGATCCTTTtgagttgaaataattaaaaaagcaATAGTTGAAGGCCTCCCTCCTCCCTCCTCcttatttctcttcttttgaCCATTCATGCATGCAGCCCATAATTTCACATTATTCTTCAAACTTGGAGGTTGATGCTAACAATTGCCTATCTATCATCCTTTTCTACTTCAACTTATAAACCtccttttctttatatataatttcacttcctcctatttaaattattattcctAAAATATACATCATACGGTCTCATGGAAGGATACACGAATTCAAAGTGCGAACCGTGTAAAGTATGGATAATAGTGAGCATCATTACACAACtagataaaaaattacttatattataaaaattaaaattaatcataaaatataaataaagaatacaaatttattttatttgaatataaatatatttatttaatttgtgaacaactaaataattttaaataataactaaattaaattaaaaaatccaactcaacattacaatttaagtcaatcttttactttttagatttttctgTTTAGAGCTACCCACGATGAATTTCACAATAGTTATGATTTCTATCTAGATTTGTCTAAAGATTGAGTAGTAGTCGGGTTAggtttaaacaataattttgtaTCATACACCAGTTCcaatttaattgcaaaatatataaaatattaattaaaaatatttttttaatcttttatttttttaacagtaaaatgaGAGTTTTGAATGGGTCAGCCCAAAAATAGGTCCGGGCTAGAGCCGGGCCCATGGACAGCCCTAGCTGTCTCgaggattgaatttttttttccttcatttggTCAAAATCCAGCAAATGCATCTTAAATGACATATGGCTGCAGACGGCCAAAATAATggttaaacaaatataaaatatatatttctaaaaatggGTTCCCCCCCccccaccaaaaaaaaaaaaaacctttttctaTGAGCACTCTATAATAAAGCAtccttttgttctttatttggttaaaatgtgctataagtccctgtacttttcTAAAATTAGGAATTCAGTCCCTGTACtttcatttcatgaaatttaggtccaattgttaacaatgttaaatttttttattaaattagttactatgataatttttacataaaaataaaaagcctaaattccatgaaataaaaatatgaatactAAATTCTAATTTCGAAAACTatcaacaattttttattttactgtttAGTACTTTAGATGAGATTCCAAGTCGGTTGTTGGACTGACACATTAACTTTGCTTATGATAACTTTTCTTTATAAAGAAAAACTCGAAATAAagttgtgaaataaatattttatataaaaatttagaattatggatgaaaattgaaagaaagtACATGAGGGtgagatttatatttttaattgttgtaattgagacaataataatattattaataatatatgaaaattagaattaaaacaccctaatttaaaagtttatttatttagtgaaaaaagaaaaagaaacagttTTAAAAACTGAAGTGggttttgttttggtaaataaataaattactggaaaaaatgaaataaaacttaattattgtcatttttagaaaatgaaaagcaTAAATCAAAAGTAAATTAGTGAAATGGCAAGTGCAGAAGCAAAAAAAAGTGAGTACACGTGGAGACAGGTCAGTGGGTGAAACTTTTGAACTGTTTTTCTTTGATGTGCATTGGCATGGCAGTGCCGTTTTCATGGTTTATTTTAATAGGACGGAACAAAATATTCGGGCGAAGATTGCTCCTCGCCATGATCCCTtaacaaaaaccaaaatatcTTTTCTTGTAGATTTCTTTGAATCGTCAAAATCTaagattttctttcttttcttttctctttcttcgcTTATTCTTTAATGGTTTCCATGTCTTCGCTTTGTTctataatttagttaaaagagAGTCTTGCATGCTTTTGGGGGTCTTCTTTTACATTTCCAAAGTTTCTTTATACATCTTTTCTACTTGTGTTTTTTTGTATTCCAAGATCCAAAAGGTTTTTAAGGGTTTGAAAATATGTTGCAAAGAGCTGCTAGCAATGCTTATTCATGGTGGTGGGCTAGCCATATTAGAACAAAACAGTCGAAATGGATGGAACAAAACCTTAAAGGTAATTCATCTGTTActtgatatttttttcattaaattgtTGTCGAAAGTATAATCATTTCTGGGTTTGGGCTGATATATTTGCTTTCCCcattttattggatttttaatttatgaatgaAAGCTGGAATTTGGGTATGAGTTTCCAGTCTTTTTTCTaataatcttttatataaataacacATTGTAAATGCAGATTGACAAATAGAGTTCGATTAACATAGTTGATCAATCCATTGTattgaaacaaataaaggaaatctaagaaaaataaagaatccATTAAACAAACTTACCTTTCTAAGCATTGCATTTGGCTTTGAGACACTCGAGCAATATCTGTATGACTGGAAAGCTGTCTAAGAAAACACAATGAATTGCAGATATTGAGGAAAAGGTATCCATTGTGATTAAACTCATTGACGAAGATGGAGATTCGTTTGCCAAGAGAGCAGAAATGTACTACAAAAAGAGGCCAGAATTGATTCAATTTGTGGAAGAATTTTACAAAGCTTACCGTGCCTTAGCCGAACGGTACGATCATATATCAACAGAGCTGCAAAATGCAAACAACACAATTGCTTCTGTTTGTCCGGAACAGGCTCAGTTTGCAATGGTTGATGACGAGGAATATGGCTCACCCAAATTCACAAAGTCTCCAGTAAACTATAAAGGCGATGTCCCCAAGGTTCCAGACCTTCCTGTCAAAGATTTGAAGAGTTTAATAACATCAGCCACGAAGAAAACGGAACCTAAGAAACCAACGAAAGTCACTACTGATGCGGTTCCTAAATCTGGTTTGACCAAGGCTGAGGGGCTTGAAGAGATTCATAAGCTTCAGAAACGAATCCTGGCATTGCAGACTGAAAAAGAGTTTGTTAAGGGCTCTTATGAGAGTGGACTAGCCAAGTACTGGGAAATAGAAGATGAGATAAAAGCATTGCAAGAGAAAGTTTACAGTTTGGAAGATGAATTCGGTGAAGGTAAGGTCATTGAAGATGATGAAGCTCGAACCCTTATGACAGCGAAAGCTTTACAATCATGCAAAGAGACATTGGCTCAGATGCAGGAGAAGCAAGAGAGGTCAGTCGTGGAAGCAGAAGTGGAGCAGAAAAGGATCAAGGATGCCAGGGAGAAACTGGATTCTCTCAAGAACAAGTTTCACTTAACTGAAGTCGGTTGGGAACGACCATCTGATGTACATAACTCAGGAATAGTAGCAGAAAGGTCTAAAAAATTTGAACAAGAAGCGAGTGATACTACCCAGAAGAGAAAGGAGATGGAGACCTCGATACCAAAGATAAAGGAGCAATTTGAGGTTGGCCTTTGTGAATCTTTGACTGTAGCAGAAATGGTGGAGAAGGTTGATGAACTTGTGAACAAGGTAATCAGCTTAGAAACTGCATTCTCATCTCAGGAAGCTCTTATCCAGAGACTTAGAACTGAGGCTGATGAGCTTCAAGCCCAGATTCAGACCTTGGAAGATGTTAAGGCCACACTGATTCATGGAAAGAATGATTTGAGGAACAAGCTAATGGAGATGGAGGAGAAGTTTCATGGGATTCAGGATTTGAATCAGAGGGTTGAAGACCAGAACAACAATCTCCAAACTCATTTTACTGAAGCACATTCTAATATTGATCACCTTTCAGAGAAGGTGCACAGTATGAAGCCGGGTGAGAAGCTTGAAATAGAGAAGAGCTCCTCAGGGGAAGCCAAATCATCAAAGGAAGAGGAGATTGGAGATTATGGCAAAATGCCAAAGGAGGTTAAAGCAGGAAAGGAGTTTGTGGTAGAGCATGCATCGGAAAGGGAGAACTCTCCAGCTGAAGTCAAATCCTCAAAAGAGTCTGAAGAACAAGAGAGGAGGAATCTGGATGCAAGTGATGGCTGCAAAAGCCTGCAGTCTGCAAAACAAGCTAAGGTTGTGGTCTCTGATTCATTATCAAGAGAAGAGGATTGTGTGGTTAAAGTGTCATCGACAAAAGAACCGGAAGAACGAGGAGAAAAACTAGATCATTCTGATGGTTGTACGAAGGGTGGGGATGTGGAATCAGAAGTAAGGGAGGATCTGAAACTAGAAAAGGGGGAGGAGGCAGAAGAACATGATTCTGTTAGAACTTCTACAGATAAAGGAGGCATTCACCATGAAATTTCTAAGCCTTCGGAGAAATGTGAAGACCTGATAGTAGAGAACAAAGTTGATAAGCAAGCTCCTTTGCTGACAGTGGACAACACTCTTGTAAAAGTTGAATCAAAAGAACAGGAAAGAAGGCTAGAAGATGCATCAAAGGGTGGGGATACAGAACCAAAAGCAAGGGAGGATCTGAAACGAGAAGAGAGGGAGGAGGCAGAAGAACATGATTCTGTTAGAACTTCTACAAATGAAGGAGGTGTTCACCATGAAACTTCTAAGCCTTCAGAGAAACGTGAAGACCTGGTAGCAGAAGACAAAGTTGATAAGCAAGCTCCTTTGCTGACAGTGGACGCTGTTGCCAAAGTTGGATCGAAAGATCAGGAAAGAGGGCAAGAAGATGAATCAAAGGGTGGGGATACAGAACCAAAAGCAAGGGAGGATCTAAAACTAGAAGAGGAGGAGGATGCAAAAGAACTTGATTCTGTTAGAACTTCTGCAAATGAAGGAGGTGTTCACCATGAAACTTCTGAGCCTTCAGAGAAACATGAAGACCAGGTAGCCGAAGACGAAGTTGATAAGCAAGCTCCTTTGCTGACAGTGGATGCTGTTGCCAAAGTTGGATCGAAAGATCAGGAAAGAGGGCAAGAAGATGAATCAAAGGGTGGGGATACAGAACCAAAAGCAAGGGAGGATCTGAAACTAGAAGAGGAGGATGCAAAAGAACATGATTCTGTTAGAACTTCTACAAATGAAGGAGGTGTTCATCATGAAACTTCTAAGCCTTTGGAGAAATATGAAGACCTGATAGCAGAAGACAAAGTTGACAAGCAAACTCCTTTTCTGACCATGGACACTGTTGCCAAAGTTGGATCAAAAGACCAGGAAAGAGGGGAAGAAGATGAGCCTGACTGGAAGCAGTTGTTCTCTAAAGGTATGGGAGACAGGGAGAGGACTCTGTTGATAGAATATACTATGGCACTTCGGAAATACAAGGAAGTGAAAAAGAAGCTCGTGGAAGTAGAGGCAAATAACCAGAATATGTTGTTTGATATTATGTTGCAGCTAAAGGAACTGAAGAGCCATAATGCCATGAAAGATGAAGAGATTCGATCCTTGCGTCAGAAATTAAACCTTTTACAAACAAGTATTGCTGAAATCAACAGTACTGATCAATATGTTGATCCTAGAATAAGCACTGAGAAACTAGTAGTGACTGAAACATCAATAGCACCAGCACACAAGGAGGAAGGCAATGAACCAACGGTAATGAACCCGCCTTCAACAATGTCAGCAATTGAAGCAAAGTTCCGGATGAACATTGATGCATTGCTAGAAGAAAACTTGGAATTCTGGTTTAGATTCGGCACTGCGTTTCATGAGGTGcagaaatttgaaaatggagtGAAAGATTTAGTGGGTGAGGTATCAAAACTTGGAGAAAGACAAAAGCAAGAGGGAAGTAGCACAAAAAAATATTCACTAAAATCAGATGTGCGACCCTTGTATGAACATCTGAAGGAAATACAGCATGAAGTGACTCTCTGGGTGGAAAACAGTGCATCACTAAAAGAAGAACTGAAGAAGCGATTTTCATCTTTGTGTGAAATTCAAGAAGAAATAACAAAGGCTTTGAAAGCAAGTGCTGAAGATGATGATTTCAGCTTCACAAGCTACCAAGCAGTGAAATTCCAAGGTGAGATTTTGAACATGAAACAAGAGAATAACAAAGTTGCAGATGAACTGCAAGCTGGTTACAATCGTGTTACAGCACTAcagattgaaattgaaagaaatctGGCGAAGTTGAGTGATGATTGGGGTCTTTCTGGATCAAAGAGCCATCAAAGTAGCGAACCACAACAGTCACATAGTCGGTCTGGGGTTCCTTTGAGGTCATTTATCTTTGGTGCCAAACTAAAGAAGCAGAAGGCATCGATTTTTTCCTTTGTACAACCTACACTGCATCGGAAGTTCAGTAGTTCAAGAAGTGGCAACCAATAGATAAACAGATTGGTTGCCTGTATAAGCTCATacttaaaaaaagttattttttccctttctctcAAAGTTGATTTCTTCCTTTTGTGAATGCAGCAGTTTCCTTTTCTCATTTTGTTTAATAACTGGGAAACTATGTTTTCAGTTGGCTGTAGATGTTCTATTTCATACATAGTCTGTACTTACAAACGGGATAGGAATATTCACTTATTTGTATCCTTCATTCTCATTTAACTCAGCTTTAACAAATTGCCTCAactttttcaagtttaattgttTCAATGGCTGAAGGCTTCAACTTTGAAGTGCTAGTAAGgaaaaaatgaaacataagGAAAAAGATGCCTTGTGATTCtgcaaaactatttttattgcTAGAAACTTGAATGTATATTAATGCCATTTCATTTAAGAGCTAATAAATTAACTTTGACATAATACTAAATGCTTAATTGCACTTTCCACTGTTTCAGCAGGATTTGTTACTAATAATTTGGCATTCAAAACACGTTAAAACAACCACGTTTTGGGATGGGGGGAGCTGCTGC
This genomic window contains:
- the LOC105804139 gene encoding protein NETWORKED 2D, with the protein product MLQRAASNAYSWWWASHIRTKQSKWMEQNLKDIEEKVSIVIKLIDEDGDSFAKRAEMYYKKRPELIQFVEEFYKAYRALAERYDHISTELQNANNTIASVCPEQAQFAMVDDEEYGSPKFTKSPVNYKGDVPKVPDLPVKDLKSLITSATKKTEPKKPTKVTTDAVPKSGLTKAEGLEEIHKLQKRILALQTEKEFVKGSYESGLAKYWEIEDEIKALQEKVYSLEDEFGEGKVIEDDEARTLMTAKALQSCKETLAQMQEKQERSVVEAEVEQKRIKDAREKLDSLKNKFHLTEVGWERPSDVHNSGIVAERSKKFEQEASDTTQKRKEMETSIPKIKEQFEVGLCESLTVAEMVEKVDELVNKVISLETAFSSQEALIQRLRTEADELQAQIQTLEDVKATLIHGKNDLRNKLMEMEEKFHGIQDLNQRVEDQNNNLQTHFTEAHSNIDHLSEKVHSMKPGEKLEIEKSSSGEAKSSKEEEIGDYGKMPKEVKAGKEFVVEHASERENSPAEVKSSKESEEQERRNLDASDGCKSLQSAKQAKVVVSDSLSREEDCVVKVSSTKEPEERGEKLDHSDGCTKGGDVESEVREDLKLEKGEEAEEHDSVRTSTDKGGIHHEISKPSEKCEDLIVENKVDKQAPLLTVDNTLVKVESKEQERRLEDASKGGDTEPKAREDLKREEREEAEEHDSVRTSTNEGGVHHETSKPSEKREDLVAEDKVDKQAPLLTVDAVAKVGSKDQERGQEDESKGGDTEPKAREDLKLEEEEDAKELDSVRTSANEGGVHHETSEPSEKHEDQVAEDEVDKQAPLLTVDAVAKVGSKDQERGQEDESKGGDTEPKAREDLKLEEEDAKEHDSVRTSTNEGGVHHETSKPLEKYEDLIAEDKVDKQTPFLTMDTVAKVGSKDQERGEEDEPDWKQLFSKGMGDRERTLLIEYTMALRKYKEVKKKLVEVEANNQNMLFDIMLQLKELKSHNAMKDEEIRSLRQKLNLLQTSIAEINSTDQYVDPRISTEKLVVTETSIAPAHKEEGNEPTVMNPPSTMSAIEAKFRMNIDALLEENLEFWFRFGTAFHEVQKFENGVKDLVGEVSKLGERQKQEGSSTKKYSLKSDVRPLYEHLKEIQHEVTLWVENSASLKEELKKRFSSLCEIQEEITKALKASAEDDDFSFTSYQAVKFQGEILNMKQENNKVADELQAGYNRVTALQIEIERNLAKLSDDWGLSGSKSHQSSEPQQSHSRSGVPLRSFIFGAKLKKQKASIFSFVQPTLHRKFSSSRSGNQ